One genomic segment of Scophthalmus maximus strain ysfricsl-2021 chromosome 3, ASM2237912v1, whole genome shotgun sequence includes these proteins:
- the tlr9 gene encoding toll-like receptor 9 gives MWTACFQFCMNISSSLSLHRLLNTVCNLSCWQLLVLPPGLNFICALPAMAMLRNILIICQLLPFARTRNIKFFPCETDENVTTVDCYERPIRNIPVITSTTVVSLNLSRTKIRQVGQHAFADVPNLLTLKIMGNCQPGQLRAIKDQSCKMKIHPHAFKSLLSLQSLYLSGNSLTSIPWLPETLRVLDLQNNCIFHITDPLNTPNLEMLFLTKNCFYANPCNQSFYISERVFRELRNLKTLTLGHNNLTAVPNGLPPSLESLDLRENRITVVSDGAFANLTMLKKLNLEWNCQRCDHASRPCFPCPNNHSLYLHPNSFYAENSSITFLSLRGNSLKTFPEGLFRPLTNLKKLDLSDNLLAYAIQNGTFFTELRGLTWMSLIYNYEPLKTFQELSLSSHIGNISGLQQLLLSGNFFHSLSPQSLSVLSKLRHLKTLELRMNFIRNCNLTALKQLPSLIEIDLSQNMLSFLPCPSSEILAQHRCQNQNLYTNDFCDQPIIVVDREVTSGDGIWEPNQSKLLETLKDNVSPFPSLWDFRTYFCQNNLTFDLSQNDILSLNKHVFLGMENAVCLDLSFNYMNQALRRGQFSSTKNLVFLNLSYNRFDLYYTDAFSELKTTLKVLDVSNNDFHFRMRGMGHRFEFLQNLTNLEVLSLANNGIGMRIDQMLISSSVKYLYFYGNHLNIMWESGNNQYTKFFQNLTNLIYLDISDNDLTSITPDVLCHLPASIESLSISNNLLNYFPWQNMSALSNLCHLNLSQNYLYYLPYRVIEFGANFSLLDLSHNRFSVIPENFFRKAKSMQYLYLSNNQIKELDHQYVPTPFKNGSALKILTLHANPFKCDCSTSWFADFLSTTPVNIPHLTTRIHCEYPESKQGQSILSMDQKSCQDVYGSLAFLVCSFLALTITALPLLKHLYGWDMWYCIQVLWAGHKGYSQLAGSDSHNHYDAFVVFDTTNQAVRDWVYNELTVNLENFGPRRFCLCLEERDWTPGLSCIENLHSAVYNSVKTVFVLSSCLNSGETANGVIRQAFYMVQQRLLDEKMDAAVLVLLDEMFPKLKYLQLRKRLCRKSVLTWPRNPKAQPLFWNRMRMALSSDNLKLYDNNMSESFI, from the exons ATGTGGACCGCTTGCTTTCAGTTCTGCATGAATATATCCTCTTCCTTGTCACTGCATAGACTTTTAAATACCGTTTGTAATCTGTCCTGTTGGCAGCTGCTTGTTCTGCCTCCTGGTTTGAATTTTATATGCGCTCTACCTGCAATG GCTATGTTGAGAAATATCCTCATCATTTGTCAGCTTCTTCCATTCGCGAGGACCCGAAATATCAAATTCTTCCCATGTGAGACGGATGAGAACGTCACCACGGTAGACTGCTACGAGAGACCAATCAGGAATATCCCAGTCATCACGTCTACCACAGTGGTGTCACTCAATTTAAGTCGGACGAAGATACGGCAAGTTGGGCAGCATGCTTTTGCAGATGTGCCAAACCTTCTCACTCTGAAAATAATGGGGAATTGTCAACCAGGTCAACTGAGAGCCATAAAGGACCAGTCATGCAAAATGAAGATCCACCCTCACGCCTTCAAAAGTCTACTTAGTCTTCAATCACTGTACCTATCTGGAAATAGCCTCACCTCCATACCCTGGTTACCTGAAACCCTGAGGGTTCTCGATCTACAGAACAATTGCATCTTCCACATTACAGACCCTTTAAACACTCCAAATCTTGAAATGCTCTTCCTCACCAAGAACTGCTTTTATGCAAACCCTTGCAACCAGTCTTTTTACATCAGTGAGAGGGTTTTCAGAGAGCTCCGTAATCTCAAAACGCTTACGTTAGGGCATAATAACTTGACAGCTGTCCCCAATGGACTGCCACCCTCACTGGAGAGTCTGGATTTAAGAGAGAATAGAATCACAGTAGTCTCAGACGGAGCATTTGCGAACCTGACCATGCtcaaaaaattgaatttggaGTGGAACTGCCAGCGTTGTGACCATGCATCGAGGCCCTGTTTTCCTTGCCCTAATAATCACTCTCTTTACCTCCATCCAAACTCATTCTATGCTGAGAACAGCTCGATCACCTTCCTAAGCTTGAGGGGCAACTCTTTAAAAACCTTCCCAGAGGGCCTTTTCAGACCTTTGACTAATTTAAAGAAACTGGACCTCTCTGACAACCTCCTGGCATATGCTATACAAAATGGCACCTTCTTCACAGAGCTGAGGGGCCTCACTTGGATGAGTCTAATCTACAACTATGAACCGCTGAAGACATTCCAGGAACTTAGTCTTTCATCACATATTGGCAATATATCTGGTCTACAACAGCTCCTCCTCAGTGGTAACTTTTTCCACAGTCTTTCCCCTCAGAGCCTTAGTGTTCTGTCCAAActcagacatttaaaaacactagAGCTGAGAATGAACTTCATTAGAAATTGTAACTTGACAGCTCTGAAACAGTTACCATCTCTAATTGAAATTGACCTCTCCCAAAACAtgctttctttccttccttgtcCATCATCTGAAATTTTGGCACAACATAGATGTCAGAACCAGAATTTGTACACGAATGATTTCTGTGACCAACCCATTATTGTAGTTGATCGCGAAGTCACATCAGGAGATGGGATATGGGAACCCAACCAATCAAAGTTGCTGGAAACGCTAAAGGACAACGTGTCACCATTTCCATCACTATGGGATTTTAGAACCTATTTCTGCCAAAATAATTTAACGTTTGACCTGTCTCAAAATGACATTCTGTCTCTTAACAAACATGTGTTTCTAGGCATGGAGAATGCTGTTTGTTTAGACCTTTCCTTTAATTACATGAACCAGGCATTGAGGAGAGGACAATTTAGTAGCACaaaaaatttagtttttctaaATTTGTCATACAATAGGTTTGATCTTTATTATACAGATGCGTTCAGTGAGCTTAAAACTACTCTGAAGGTATTAGATGTTAGTAACAACGATTTTCACTTCAGAATGAGGGGCATGGGCCATCGTTTCGAGTTTCTTCAAAATCTGACTAACTTGGAAGTCCTAAGTCTCGCAAACAATGGCATTGGAATGAGAATAGATCAAATGCTGATCAGCAGCTCAGTAAAGTACCTCTACTTCTATGGAAATCACCTTAACATTATGTGGGAATCTGGCAACAACCAGTACACTAAATTCTTCCAAAACCTGACAAACCTCATCTACCTGGACATCTCTGACAACGATCTGACCTCAATCACACCGGACGTACTGTGTCACCTCCCAGCAAGCATTGAATCCCTCAGCATCAGCAACAATCTGCTGAACTATTTTCCATGGCAGAACATGTCGGCACTCAGCAACTTGTGTCACCTGAACCTCAGTCAAAATTATCTTTACTATTTACCTTATAGAGTCATAGAATTCGGAGCCAATTTTTCTCTCTTGGACCTCAGTCACAATCGCTTTAGTGTTATTCCTGAGAATTTCTTCAGAAAGGCAAAATCAATGCAATATCTGTATCTCAGCAACAATCAGATCAAAGAGTTGGACCATCAGTATGTACCTACCCCTTTTAAAAATGGTAGTGCCCTCAAAATACTCACCCTGCATGCCAACCCCTTTAAATGTGATTGTTCTACATCTTGGTTTGCAGACTTCTTGAGCACTACTCCAGTAAACATTCCTCATCTCACCACACGCATACATTGTGAATATCCAGAGTCCAAACAGGGTCAGAGTATACTCTCTATGGATCAGAAATCCTGCCAGGATGTATATGGTAGCTTAGCTTTCCTCGTCTGTTCTTTCTTGGCTCTGACAATCACTGCTCTGCCCCTACTGAAGCACCTCTATGGCTGGGACATGTGGTATTGCATACAGGTGCTTTGGGCAGGACATAAAGGGTATTCCCAGTTGGCAGGCTCTGATTCACATAATCACTACGATGCCTTTGTGGTGTTTGACACCACAAACCAGGCCGTGAGGGATTGGGTCTACAACGAGTTAACTGTCAACCTGGAGAACTTTGGTCCAAGGAGATTTTGCCTCTGTTTGGAAGAGAGGGACTGGACTCCAGGCCTTTCATGTATTGAGAATCTACACAGTGCTGTCTACAACAGTGTGAAGACGGTGTTTGTGCTGTCCAGCTGTTTGAATAGTGGCGAGACGGCGAACGGCGTGATCCGCCAGGCGTTCTACATGGTTCAACAGCGGCTCCTGGATGAGAAG ATGGATGCAGCTGTGCTGGTTCTGTTGGATGAGATGTTTCCCAAATTGAAGTACCTTCAGCTGAGGAAGAGGTTGTGCAGAAAGTCTGTGTTAACCTGGCCGAGAAACCCAAAGGCTCAACCCCTTTTCTGGAATCGAATGAGAATGGCGTTGTCGTCGGATAACCTCAAATTATATGACAACAACATGAGTGAAAGTTTTATATGA